TACTTCACGTCCCACCCGTACTTCGCAATCAGCTCAGGGCGATTGGGAACATTGCGTTTCGACTGGCCGAGCATGCGCTCGTGCTGGGAATGCATGTAGCCCAGGAACCGCTCGACCGCCTGCTTGGACAGGAACGACGACCGCAAGCCCCGCAGCTCCTCGCCGAGCGGTGTCACCACGATCAGGTCGGCTTCGGGAGCGTAGAGCGGCAGCATCACCGTCGGGTTGCCCTTGATCGCCAGCCTCAGGTATTTGCGCAGCGAGTAGAGCACCAGGTCGGTGTCACCGGGACCGCTGCGTGCGCCTTCGGGCTGGGTTCGCCATACATAATCCGCGCGACGCTTCTCGACCCCGAGGACGTATGACGCGGGCTCGATGTAGACACCCATCTCGTCATGGTCGTCGGTGCCCGGGATCGCGATCCCGTGCACGCCACTGCCGACGACCGAGCGCAGGATCTCACCGCCGAGAGCCACGTCACGGTCGCCGTACTCGACGTTCGGCTGGTCGGACATAGGACGCACGGTATCCGGCACGGTGTCGCCGGCGAAACTCATTTGCCTGGTCAGGCAGACTGGGCGGGTGCTGCTGACGATCACGACGACCCACGAACCGGCGACGGACCTGGGATACCTGCTGCACAAACACCCTGACCGGGTCCAGGACTTCCAGCAGTCGTTCGGCACGGCAACGGTCTTCTACCCCGAAGCCACCGAAAGTCGCTGCACCGCAGCACTATTGCTCCGGGTCGACCCGATCAGGCTGGCGCGGTCACGGGCGAAGAACGCGCCGGACTTCACGCTCGCGCAATACGTCAACGACCGTTCGTATGCCGCCTCGTCGTTGCTCGGCGTCGCGATGGCCGACGTCTTCAGCACGGCGCGCAGCGGCCGCTGCAAGTCGCGGCAGGAGCTTGCCGACAGCGCGATCCCGCTCGAGATCGCCCTGCCCGTGCTGCCCTGCCGGGGCGGAGTCGACTTCGCCCGACGGGTCTTCGAGCCGCTCGGGTGGAGCGTGTATGCCGAGCCGA
This genomic window from Flexivirga oryzae contains:
- a CDS encoding nucleotidyltransferase domain-containing protein, whose amino-acid sequence is MSDQPNVEYGDRDVALGGEILRSVVGSGVHGIAIPGTDDHDEMGVYIEPASYVLGVEKRRADYVWRTQPEGARSGPGDTDLVLYSLRKYLRLAIKGNPTVMLPLYAPEADLIVVTPLGEELRGLRSSFLSKQAVERFLGYMHSQHERMLGQSKRNVPNRPELIAKYGWDVKYGSHALRLAHQGLEIASTGSLTLPMPQEQRERVLAVKRGEVPRDEVSQEIGRLELEVRRLLDGGRTPLADVADYQRISDWAVGAQRRHWGW